A window of Exiguobacterium sp. FSL W8-0210 contains these coding sequences:
- the murQ gene encoding N-acetylmuramic acid 6-phosphate etherase encodes MKQMLDQLATERRNERTMHLDDMSVEDVLRVMNAEDQTVATVIREQIPVIAEVVKHVIASFKNGGRLIYIGAGTSGRLGILDAAECVPTFGVSPDMVVGLIAGGERALIKAVEGAEDSRTLAVDDLKALQLEARDTVIGIAASGRTPYVIGGLDYAKEVGAVTAAISCNTDAVISQHARYAIEVETGPEVLTGSTRLKAGTAQKLVLNMISTAAMIGVGKVYQNLMVDVQSTNEKLEIRAKRMIREATGVDAVTAERVFSEAHGHVKTAIVMILANVSYTEAVERLQHANGFVRDAL; translated from the coding sequence GTGAAGCAGATGTTAGATCAGTTAGCAACGGAACGTCGAAATGAGCGCACGATGCATCTCGACGATATGTCGGTCGAAGATGTGTTGCGCGTGATGAATGCCGAGGATCAAACGGTCGCGACGGTCATTCGGGAACAAATTCCCGTTATCGCGGAAGTCGTCAAACACGTCATTGCATCATTCAAAAACGGAGGACGCTTGATTTACATCGGTGCTGGTACGAGCGGACGACTCGGGATTCTTGACGCGGCAGAATGTGTGCCGACATTCGGGGTCTCACCAGACATGGTCGTTGGTTTGATTGCTGGCGGCGAACGCGCGTTAATTAAGGCGGTCGAGGGGGCAGAGGATAGTCGGACGCTTGCCGTCGACGATTTGAAAGCGCTCCAGCTAGAAGCGCGTGATACGGTCATCGGGATCGCAGCAAGCGGGCGGACGCCGTATGTCATCGGTGGTCTTGATTACGCGAAGGAAGTCGGAGCGGTGACGGCAGCGATTTCTTGCAACACGGATGCGGTCATCAGTCAGCACGCGCGTTATGCGATCGAAGTCGAAACGGGTCCGGAAGTCTTGACGGGGTCAACAAGACTAAAGGCTGGAACAGCGCAAAAGCTCGTCTTGAACATGATTTCGACGGCGGCGATGATTGGTGTCGGCAAGGTCTATCAAAACCTGATGGTCGACGTCCAGTCAACGAATGAAAAACTGGAGATTCGGGCGAAGCGGATGATCCGTGAGGCGACAGGAGTCGATGCCGTAACGGCGGAGCGTGTCTTTAGTGAAGCACACGGGCACGTCAAGACGGCGATCGTCATGATTCTCGCGAATGTTTCGTATACGGAAGCCGTCGAACGATTACAACATGCAAACGGATTTGTCCGAGACGCACTCTAA
- a CDS encoding PTS transporter subunit EIIC, producing the protein MKKEEVLAHAILEHVGGKDNLRQLAHCMTRVRLSLKDPTQADIDALKRIDGVMGVIDDETLQIVVGPGTVNRVADHLSRETGLAIGEESVDPNLTPEERAAVERQKVKAKQQSPFKRFLRRIGNIFIPLIPGLVASGIINGGANFAKNAGVDATQTWMQILLLIGGTVFAYLAILVGWNTAKEFGGTPVLGAIAGGILFNPVLADITIYGEPLVPGRGGLFGVIFAAWLMTYLEKHIRRFMFASIDIIFTPLFTVLIVGFASLYAIMPVAGLLSDGIMKAINAVLEVGGPLAGAVLAGFFLPLVMVGLHHGLTPIHLEFLNTIGNTPLLPILAMAGAGQVGAAMAIFVKTRNPRLRNIIKGAIPVGFLGIGEPLLYGVTLPLGRPFVTACLGAAVGGAFQATMKTTALGVGVSGLSLTPLIDNGMYLTYIGGLVISYAAGFLFTYWFGFKEEMADGI; encoded by the coding sequence ATGAAGAAGGAAGAAGTGCTGGCACACGCGATTCTTGAGCACGTCGGTGGAAAAGATAATCTCCGGCAGCTTGCGCACTGTATGACGCGGGTTCGATTATCGCTAAAGGATCCGACGCAAGCAGATATCGATGCGTTAAAGCGGATTGATGGGGTCATGGGGGTCATCGATGACGAGACGTTACAAATCGTCGTCGGTCCGGGAACGGTCAATCGGGTAGCAGACCACTTAAGTCGCGAAACAGGACTCGCGATCGGAGAAGAGTCCGTTGATCCGAACTTGACGCCAGAAGAACGAGCTGCCGTCGAACGGCAAAAAGTAAAAGCAAAACAACAGTCTCCGTTCAAACGCTTCTTGCGCCGAATCGGGAACATCTTCATTCCGCTCATTCCGGGTCTTGTTGCTTCCGGTATCATCAACGGTGGTGCGAACTTCGCGAAAAATGCGGGTGTCGATGCAACACAGACATGGATGCAGATTTTACTCTTGATCGGTGGGACGGTCTTTGCATATCTCGCAATCCTTGTCGGTTGGAATACGGCGAAGGAGTTCGGCGGAACACCGGTGCTCGGGGCGATTGCCGGTGGAATTCTATTCAACCCCGTGCTTGCGGACATCACAATTTACGGGGAACCGCTCGTTCCAGGCAGGGGCGGCTTGTTTGGTGTCATCTTCGCTGCGTGGTTGATGACGTATCTTGAGAAACACATCCGTCGCTTCATGTTCGCATCGATCGATATCATCTTTACGCCACTGTTTACGGTGCTGATTGTCGGATTTGCCTCGCTCTATGCGATCATGCCGGTTGCTGGACTCTTGTCAGACGGTATCATGAAAGCAATCAATGCCGTGCTTGAGGTCGGTGGACCACTCGCCGGAGCCGTGCTGGCTGGCTTCTTCCTACCACTCGTCATGGTCGGTCTCCACCATGGATTGACACCAATCCATCTCGAGTTCTTGAACACGATTGGTAACACACCACTCTTACCGATTCTTGCGATGGCAGGAGCGGGTCAAGTCGGGGCGGCAATGGCGATTTTCGTCAAGACGCGCAATCCGCGCCTGCGTAACATCATCAAAGGGGCGATTCCGGTCGGATTCCTCGGAATCGGTGAACCGTTGTTATACGGTGTTACGTTGCCGCTCGGTCGTCCGTTCGTAACGGCATGTCTCGGCGCAGCAGTCGGTGGTGCCTTCCAAGCAACGATGAAGACGACGGCGCTTGGAGTCGGCGTATCCGGTTTGTCATTGACACCGTTGATCGACAACGGAATGTACTTGACGTACATCGGTGGTCTCGTCATCTCGTACGCGGCAGGATTCCTGTTCACGTATTGGTTCGGTTTCAAAGAAGAGATGGCAGACGGTATTTAA
- a CDS encoding DUF871 domain-containing protein: MKGLSIYLSEPITDETSEWLQRMRVVGFTSLFTSLHIPEDDSSLYVERLQALGRLARELGFELVADIAPASLATLGKTWETAATLTDWGVTGLRLDYGISPQQIATLSNQMMVALNASTLTADELTEMKAQGLRIDHTEAWHNFYPRPETGLDRTWFDAKNAWLQAQGLRVQAFIPGDETLRGPLFETLPTLEEHRHASPFASYIDLQSTVDRILVGDPRLTEATIRQFEAEQDGIILLRAVANGRQIQRETETNRFDPARDVIRSVESRMKPSTIDLTPQDPSARPLGTITIDNERYGRYAGEVQITKRNLPADERVNVLGRVVEADQPLIAQLGPGSKFRIDWVAP, translated from the coding sequence ATGAAAGGATTATCAATCTATTTAAGTGAACCGATCACAGACGAGACGAGCGAGTGGCTACAGCGGATGCGTGTTGTTGGCTTTACGTCGCTCTTTACATCGCTACATATTCCCGAGGACGATTCTTCACTGTACGTCGAACGCTTGCAAGCGCTCGGTCGTTTAGCACGTGAGCTCGGATTCGAACTCGTGGCGGACATCGCACCAGCGTCGCTCGCGACGCTCGGCAAGACATGGGAGACAGCAGCGACGTTAACGGACTGGGGCGTCACTGGACTGCGTCTTGATTACGGCATCAGCCCGCAGCAAATCGCGACGTTATCGAACCAAATGATGGTCGCGCTGAACGCTAGTACGTTAACAGCAGATGAATTAACGGAGATGAAGGCACAGGGTCTGCGAATCGATCACACGGAAGCGTGGCATAATTTTTATCCGCGACCGGAAACAGGACTCGACCGGACGTGGTTTGATGCAAAGAATGCTTGGTTGCAGGCGCAAGGATTACGGGTTCAAGCATTCATACCGGGTGACGAGACACTCCGTGGACCGTTGTTTGAGACGTTACCGACACTTGAAGAACACCGGCATGCGTCACCGTTCGCCAGTTATATCGATTTACAATCGACCGTCGATCGAATCCTCGTCGGAGATCCACGATTGACGGAGGCGACGATTCGGCAATTCGAAGCAGAGCAAGACGGAATCATCCTCCTCCGAGCCGTGGCGAACGGACGACAGATACAACGAGAGACGGAAACGAATCGGTTTGATCCGGCGCGGGATGTCATTCGGTCCGTCGAGTCGCGGATGAAGCCGTCGACGATCGATCTAACACCGCAAGATCCGTCTGCCCGCCCGCTTGGCACAATCACGATTGATAATGAACGCTACGGGCGATACGCGGGCGAGGTTCAAATCACGAAACGTAATCTACCTGCGGATGAGCGAGTCAACGTTCTCGGACGTGTCGTTGAGGCCGATCAACCATTGATCGCACAGCTTGGTCCAGGAAGTAAATTCCGGATTGACTGGGTGGCGCCATGA
- a CDS encoding general stress protein translates to MRQIVAERFAYLYRGELFTVITILPLSWFGNRVFPQLQLFELSAFWMSLFLFELLLIQGAWYWYSKSRRLKKEGTSITREPVVRRLRHCRVINLALIVLTACAFGIDWIRFQSELPVYGIRITLFLYIFAILEYINYFHIQLMYDNRSDVQYLIRNRRLKRSALNKDMQRLRKVV, encoded by the coding sequence ATGAGGCAGATCGTTGCCGAGCGCTTCGCCTATCTATACCGAGGGGAATTGTTCACGGTCATCACGATTTTACCACTCAGCTGGTTTGGTAATCGTGTCTTTCCGCAACTTCAATTATTTGAACTCAGTGCCTTTTGGATGTCACTGTTTTTGTTTGAGCTGTTGTTGATTCAAGGAGCTTGGTATTGGTACAGCAAGTCAAGGCGTCTGAAGAAGGAAGGAACGTCAATTACCCGAGAACCGGTCGTCCGACGATTACGTCACTGTCGTGTCATCAATCTGGCTTTGATCGTTCTGACAGCGTGTGCGTTCGGAATCGACTGGATTCGTTTTCAATCTGAGCTTCCGGTGTATGGAATACGAATCACCTTGTTTCTATATATTTTCGCAATCCTTGAATATATCAATTATTTCCATATCCAACTGATGTACGATAACCGGTCAGATGTGCAATACTTAATACGGAACAGACGTTTGAAACGATCAGCATTGAATAAGGATATGCAACGACTTCGTAAAGTAGTCTGA
- a CDS encoding DUF1349 domain-containing protein: MNWLNQPSRIKEETPLRFMTDPDTDFWRNTHYQFNRQTGHALLQDAPNGEFKCRIEVKLKPNATYDQAGILLYVNDDHWVKVSAEFIPDGPSHLGAVVTSFGYSDWSCRDVDNTLFDAPLVFELHYLNQDVTLYHVTGEHKEQLRIAHLHDVTDLKIGPYACSPDVEAAGCEVEVLDFSLETIVK; the protein is encoded by the coding sequence ATGAATTGGCTCAATCAACCGTCGCGTATTAAAGAAGAGACACCGTTACGCTTCATGACGGATCCGGATACGGATTTTTGGCGCAACACACATTATCAGTTTAATCGTCAGACGGGGCATGCGTTGTTGCAGGATGCTCCAAATGGAGAATTCAAATGCCGGATTGAAGTGAAATTAAAACCGAATGCTACATATGATCAAGCGGGGATTTTACTTTATGTGAATGACGATCACTGGGTGAAAGTCTCGGCTGAGTTCATTCCGGATGGTCCATCACATCTGGGTGCCGTCGTGACGAGCTTTGGGTACTCGGACTGGTCGTGTCGGGATGTCGACAACACACTATTTGATGCACCGCTTGTCTTTGAACTCCACTATCTCAATCAAGATGTCACGTTGTATCACGTAACAGGAGAGCACAAAGAGCAACTCCGGATCGCACACTTACATGACGTGACCGATTTGAAGATCGGACCGTATGCGTGTAGTCCGGATGTAGAAGCCGCAGGGTGTGAAGTGGAAGTACTAGATTTCTCATTAGAAACTATCGTTAAATAA
- a CDS encoding citrate synthase/methylcitrate synthase, protein MEYKKGLEGIIAAETQIGLVDGTLGHLIYRGHWAKELALSYSFEEVAYFIWNGAFPTEAELVTFKEQMTSYRELPSYIKTILDTLPNEMDVMSTMRTAISALGTPAFAWPPTIDQAMHVTALLPSIIAYKYQKNQGADFIEPNPELDHVANYIYMIKGQLPSDVEIKALTAYLILTIEHGMNASTFASRVVVSTESEIISGVCAAIGSMKGPLHGGAPSEVIEMINEIGTIDNIEPWIRNKLEKGEKLMGFGHRVYKTRDPRSEALKVVSKGLAQESDWFNLITQMEQTAIDLLEEYKPGRKLYTNVEFFAAAVLKGLDIPKELFTPTFTSSRIIGWTAHILEQSQDNRIFRPQSSYTGQMPEQAAKF, encoded by the coding sequence ATGGAATACAAAAAAGGACTCGAGGGCATCATTGCCGCTGAAACACAAATCGGTTTAGTCGATGGAACATTAGGTCACCTTATCTATCGTGGACACTGGGCAAAGGAACTCGCATTATCCTATTCATTCGAAGAAGTGGCGTATTTCATCTGGAACGGTGCGTTCCCGACTGAAGCGGAACTGGTCACATTCAAGGAACAGATGACGAGCTACCGTGAACTTCCTTCTTATATTAAGACGATTCTCGATACATTGCCGAACGAGATGGATGTCATGAGTACGATGCGAACAGCAATCTCGGCACTCGGCACACCCGCTTTCGCTTGGCCACCGACAATTGATCAAGCGATGCACGTAACAGCACTCTTGCCATCGATCATCGCCTATAAATATCAAAAAAATCAAGGCGCTGACTTCATCGAACCGAATCCGGAACTCGATCACGTCGCGAATTACATCTATATGATTAAAGGACAATTACCAAGTGACGTCGAGATCAAAGCGCTGACGGCGTATCTGATTCTAACGATTGAACACGGTATGAATGCTTCGACGTTCGCTTCCCGTGTCGTCGTTTCGACGGAATCGGAAATAATTTCTGGCGTCTGTGCTGCGATTGGCTCCATGAAAGGACCGCTTCATGGTGGTGCCCCGTCAGAAGTCATTGAGATGATTAATGAGATCGGAACGATCGACAACATCGAACCGTGGATTCGGAACAAATTAGAAAAAGGCGAAAAATTGATGGGCTTTGGTCACCGCGTCTATAAAACACGCGATCCGCGTTCAGAAGCCTTGAAAGTCGTCTCAAAGGGTCTCGCACAAGAGAGCGATTGGTTCAACCTGATTACACAAATGGAGCAAACAGCGATCGATTTACTCGAGGAATACAAACCGGGTAGAAAACTGTATACGAATGTTGAATTCTTCGCGGCAGCCGTCTTAAAAGGACTCGACATTCCGAAAGAACTGTTCACACCGACGTTCACCTCTAGCCGTATCATCGGCTGGACGGCACACATCCTCGAACAATCGCAAGACAACCGGATCTTCAGACCTCAATCGTCATACACAGGACAGATGCCGGAACAAGCAGCTAAGTTTTGA
- a CDS encoding HAD-IIB family hydrolase — translation MNFVFDLDGTICFKGKPMSQDIVQALHAVENDGHRVIFASARPIRDMLPVIHPSFHDHILIGGNGSLVASEQTIVQSKSFDDRELSFITELLDKHKATYLIDSDWDYTYNGPQDHPILNNLDPGKTAQNVPLAHHDRIIKILILSANNLKSLENELLRMDVVVHYHGSEQVLDISPTTINKRTALQSLGIESEGYIAFGNDANDIELFKGAQYAVMIGSHKSLRFYADHTIDSTSPLESHIVEQIRHLSQKYVYSTSYS, via the coding sequence ATGAATTTTGTATTTGATCTCGATGGAACAATCTGTTTTAAAGGAAAACCGATGTCTCAAGACATCGTACAGGCGCTTCATGCAGTTGAGAACGACGGGCACCGTGTGATTTTTGCTTCAGCACGTCCTATCCGTGACATGCTACCTGTCATTCATCCTTCATTCCATGATCATATCTTAATCGGCGGAAACGGATCGTTGGTCGCATCGGAACAAACAATCGTTCAATCAAAATCGTTCGACGATCGTGAGCTTTCTTTTATCACAGAATTACTCGACAAGCATAAAGCCACATATTTAATCGATAGTGATTGGGATTATACATATAACGGACCGCAAGACCATCCTATTCTGAACAATCTAGATCCGGGTAAGACGGCACAAAATGTTCCGCTAGCTCACCATGATCGAATCATAAAAATCCTCATTTTGAGTGCCAACAATCTGAAATCCTTAGAAAACGAGCTGCTTCGAATGGATGTCGTTGTTCATTATCATGGATCGGAACAAGTATTGGACATTAGTCCGACCACCATCAATAAACGGACTGCTTTACAATCACTCGGGATCGAGAGCGAGGGATACATTGCTTTTGGGAATGACGCGAATGATATCGAGCTATTCAAAGGAGCACAGTATGCGGTCATGATCGGAAGCCATAAATCACTCCGTTTTTACGCAGATCACACCATTGACTCCACCAGTCCTTTAGAATCTCACATAGTCGAACAAATCAGGCATCTAAGCCAAAAATACGTCTATTCCACGTCGTATTCCTAA
- a CDS encoding dihydropteridine reductase: protein MQIDWLPLEQVTQEGEHTYTFHLKLPDGFVWEEGAHTHMALEGFNAGEKPNRSLIRHMSISTLPHEETIGITTRIKPECSVFKQTLRQLKMGEKIALFKTHSNIPLRRENRTVYLLSAGVGLATFRPIILQHQADRSGIPHMHSLNVDSARTELFKTQLPSHEQFSPAYVESRAAYYDAVKAMTADKEGLFYIVGSDEFLRDTIDVLQTANIPAAQIMIDKRQDQRDTFFV, encoded by the coding sequence ATGCAGATCGATTGGCTACCCCTAGAACAAGTGACGCAAGAGGGCGAACATACCTATACTTTTCATTTAAAACTTCCAGATGGTTTCGTTTGGGAGGAAGGCGCCCATACGCATATGGCGCTAGAAGGTTTTAATGCAGGCGAAAAGCCGAACCGCAGTCTGATTCGGCATATGTCGATCTCGACGCTCCCTCATGAAGAAACGATCGGCATCACGACGCGGATCAAACCAGAATGTTCCGTCTTTAAGCAGACACTTCGGCAGCTGAAAATGGGTGAGAAGATTGCTTTGTTTAAGACGCATTCGAACATTCCACTACGTCGGGAAAATCGTACGGTGTACTTACTGTCAGCAGGCGTCGGTTTGGCAACGTTTCGACCAATCATCCTGCAACATCAGGCTGACAGAAGTGGTATTCCGCACATGCACTCGTTAAATGTCGACTCGGCGCGCACTGAACTATTCAAAACTCAGCTTCCTTCGCACGAGCAGTTTAGCCCTGCTTATGTAGAGAGTCGCGCTGCCTACTACGATGCTGTCAAAGCGATGACAGCGGATAAGGAAGGGTTGTTCTACATCGTTGGCAGTGATGAATTTCTCCGAGACACGATTGACGTGTTGCAGACTGCTAACATTCCGGCAGCACAGATCATGATTGATAAACGTCAGGACCAGCGAGATACGTTTTTTGTATAA
- a CDS encoding iron ABC transporter ATP-binding protein gives MISLEQVKKLYTDEVRIGPIDLTIPKGGFTALIGPNGAGKSTTLMMIGRLLDLDAGQIEVAGMDVTSSKSKDLAKIITILRQENHFVTRLTVRQLVGFGRFPYSKGRLTADDETIISKYIDFLELTSLENRYLDELSGGQRQRAYVAMVLCQETEYILLDEPLNNLDIARSVQMMGYLRHVADTFGRTIITVLHDINFAAKYADHICAMKDGQIAAFGTVAEVMDEALLSEIFETHLEIIEGPYGPIAVY, from the coding sequence ATGATATCACTTGAACAAGTTAAAAAATTGTATACGGATGAGGTCCGAATCGGTCCAATCGACTTAACGATTCCTAAAGGCGGATTCACGGCGTTGATCGGTCCAAACGGTGCCGGTAAGTCGACGACGTTGATGATGATCGGTCGTTTGCTTGATCTCGATGCCGGACAGATCGAAGTCGCCGGGATGGACGTGACAAGTAGCAAATCGAAAGACTTAGCGAAGATCATCACCATCCTGCGGCAGGAAAATCATTTTGTAACCCGGCTGACAGTCCGGCAGCTCGTCGGCTTCGGACGTTTTCCCTACTCAAAAGGTCGCTTGACGGCTGACGATGAGACGATCATCTCGAAATACATCGATTTTCTCGAGTTGACGTCGCTTGAGAACCGCTACCTCGATGAATTATCGGGCGGACAGCGGCAACGGGCATATGTCGCGATGGTACTCTGTCAGGAAACGGAATACATTCTACTCGACGAACCTCTCAATAATCTTGATATCGCCCGCTCGGTCCAGATGATGGGTTACCTACGACACGTCGCTGATACGTTCGGACGGACGATCATCACCGTCTTGCACGATATCAATTTTGCTGCGAAATACGCAGACCACATTTGTGCGATGAAGGACGGACAAATCGCCGCCTTCGGAACGGTTGCCGAAGTCATGGATGAAGCGCTATTATCCGAGATCTTCGAGACTCATCTTGAGATCATCGAAGGTCCATACGGTCCGATTGCCGTCTATTGA
- a CDS encoding iron chelate uptake ABC transporter family permease subunit: MSTAIRQQEHTRIQPSVTRETNRRASAFQSKRLERCYWILLILFLSGGVLSTIGLLLYNNPVPFASPSFWPVVERRITAVITMAIAAICQSLATVAFHSVTSNRIITPSLLGFDALYSTIQTSMIFFFGAGALVGFTGTSAFLTQVAIMLAMSLLLYGWLLSGKYANLQLMLLVGIILGTGLNSLSSFMRKMLAPSEFDILQARLFGSVTNADAAYFPIVIPVVLVVGLLLYFSSGRLNVVALGKEVATSFGVNHRGSVIYFLILISLLMSMSTALIGPLTFFGFLVATLSYQVAATYDHKYVFPMAFAIGFFVLTTAYFFMYHIFNTPSVVSVIIELFGGLIFLIVLLRKRSL, encoded by the coding sequence ATGAGTACCGCGATTAGACAACAAGAACATACACGAATTCAACCGAGCGTTACACGTGAAACCAATCGCCGAGCGTCTGCGTTTCAGTCGAAACGACTCGAGCGCTGCTACTGGATTCTCCTCATTCTGTTCCTCAGCGGCGGAGTGCTCAGTACGATCGGTCTCTTGCTCTACAATAACCCGGTTCCGTTTGCTTCTCCGTCCTTTTGGCCGGTCGTCGAACGCCGGATCACGGCAGTCATCACGATGGCGATCGCAGCAATTTGCCAAAGTCTTGCGACCGTCGCCTTTCATTCGGTCACGAGCAACCGGATCATCACACCATCCCTGCTTGGTTTTGATGCTCTCTACTCGACGATCCAGACATCGATGATCTTTTTCTTCGGTGCGGGAGCACTCGTCGGCTTTACCGGCACGAGCGCCTTTTTGACACAGGTCGCAATCATGCTCGCGATGAGTCTCTTATTATACGGATGGTTGTTGTCCGGAAAATATGCGAACCTGCAGCTGATGTTGCTCGTCGGAATCATTCTCGGTACTGGTCTCAACTCGCTATCGTCATTCATGCGAAAGATGCTCGCGCCGTCCGAGTTCGATATCTTACAAGCACGATTATTCGGTTCAGTCACGAATGCCGACGCAGCTTACTTCCCGATCGTCATTCCGGTCGTCCTCGTCGTTGGTCTGTTGCTTTACTTTTCGTCCGGACGACTTAACGTCGTCGCACTCGGAAAAGAGGTTGCGACATCGTTCGGTGTCAATCATCGCGGCAGTGTCATCTACTTCTTGATTTTGATTTCACTCCTGATGTCGATGTCGACGGCTCTGATCGGACCATTGACGTTCTTCGGCTTTTTAGTGGCGACACTCAGTTATCAAGTCGCTGCGACGTATGATCATAAATACGTCTTCCCGATGGCATTCGCAATCGGCTTCTTCGTTTTAACGACTGCCTATTTCTTCATGTATCACATTTTCAACACGCCAAGCGTCGTCTCCGTCATCATCGAACTGTTCGGCGGGCTGATATTCCTTATCGTGTTGCTTAGAAAGAGGTCCCTATGA
- a CDS encoding ABC transporter permease, which yields MNGRVEPPARPSFSVVWTKPFVLTLCLVLALATASLFTGVYELRSAANDFDMFWITRVPRTLALMLTGAAMAMAGLVMQLITQNRLVEPTTTGTIEWAGLGLLAVYLLVPAPSLMMRMTGAILFAFIGTMVFFWFLRSVRLRSSLIVPIIGLMLGAVISAISTFLGLFFRASQAIEGWFVGSFASVQIGRYEYLWIIIGVTVCIFFLASRLTLVGLGEDVATSLGVNYNRLMLIATGLIALSVGVVATVIGNLPFLGLIVPNIVSMFRGDDLRSNLPWVCLIGMATILISDLISRTIIRPFELPVSLILGTVGAAVFIIILLRRRKTGGVR from the coding sequence ATGAATGGAAGAGTTGAGCCACCCGCTCGACCTTCCTTTTCTGTCGTTTGGACGAAGCCGTTCGTCTTGACCTTATGTCTCGTCTTAGCGCTCGCGACGGCGTCCCTCTTCACGGGCGTCTACGAACTACGGAGTGCCGCGAACGATTTCGATATGTTCTGGATCACGCGCGTTCCGCGGACGCTCGCTTTGATGCTGACCGGTGCTGCGATGGCGATGGCAGGACTTGTCATGCAACTGATCACGCAAAACCGGCTCGTTGAACCAACGACAACGGGAACGATCGAATGGGCAGGACTCGGACTGTTAGCCGTTTACTTACTCGTTCCGGCACCGTCACTAATGATGCGGATGACCGGTGCTATTCTTTTTGCATTCATCGGAACGATGGTCTTCTTCTGGTTTCTCCGTTCGGTCCGATTACGGTCATCGTTGATCGTCCCAATCATCGGTCTGATGCTCGGAGCCGTCATCTCCGCGATTTCGACGTTCCTCGGGTTGTTCTTCCGTGCCAGTCAGGCAATCGAAGGCTGGTTCGTCGGCTCGTTCGCATCCGTCCAGATCGGTCGCTACGAATACCTTTGGATCATCATCGGTGTCACGGTCTGCATCTTCTTTCTCGCGAGTCGCTTGACGCTCGTCGGACTCGGCGAAGACGTCGCGACGAGTCTCGGCGTCAACTACAACCGGCTGATGCTGATTGCGACCGGACTAATTGCCCTATCCGTCGGTGTCGTCGCGACTGTCATTGGCAATTTGCCCTTCCTCGGCTTGATCGTTCCGAACATCGTCTCGATGTTTCGCGGTGACGATCTTCGTAGTAATTTGCCGTGGGTCTGTCTGATTGGCATGGCAACGATTCTAATTAGTGATCTGATTTCACGCACGATCATCCGTCCGTTTGAGCTACCGGTCTCCTTGATTCTCGGAACGGTCGGGGCAGCTGTCTTCATCATCATTCTGTTACGTCGACGGAAGACTGGAGGTGTCAGATGA